The Engystomops pustulosus unplaced genomic scaffold, aEngPut4.maternal MAT_SCAFFOLD_195, whole genome shotgun sequence genome includes a window with the following:
- the LOC140108906 gene encoding uncharacterized protein: MSPCRDVASLTKLCLQNIAENMQSVWMTDYTDKYMEEYNFMYIEGPFNQLAGALVQELIRLLGDSHKLTKAGLHLLLQPHLTDLSLRSCAGLVSKAMAQLVTVRCKYLISLDLHSCNRVPAASLASLVEHLPRLQKLCFSDTQCDSVVLAAIGSFCQRLRELDVSRCKKISPCSLLSLVYDVRRGCFSCQALRVLLLQDVSPQGDPVHWVYALCFVLLALPGLEQLTNPCLTDAIRLLYLKNLTPSGFPPGNFPSLLEVLRTKARRDCNEVVRTDDARMAAPDTTLHLKKLEDFDEKDMSTLGSLCQGVEEVSISLGNQNVHSWSLVQWPNLSHLTLHCSDHPLRPLEEILSSIHPISKNLRFLSLQNLLWCQQESLITLLTWCPNLQSFQSHLTVLHHTDLHIAPELPPWAGDPLPLPHLHTFSLLLEKDDAFQATFQHKLGGFLVSVLKGCPKLEILSLYGVPVLLDGVLEKVYGSSHPQPLQRLQKVSLCSSNITEWGVGLILRAKNQLQTLDLSHCKEVTFRDYHQLQERARKEKKPLSITWQ; the protein is encoded by the exons CCGGGGCCTTGGTGCAGGAACTGATCAGACTCCTTGGAGACTCTCATAAGTTGACAAAAGCTGGACTCCATCTGCTGCTCCAGCCTCACCTGACTGATCTGAGCCTCCGCTCCTGTGCAGGACTGGTCAGTAAGGCCATGGCTCAGCTTGTGACTGTGCGCTGTAAG TACCTGATATCTCTGGACCTACACTCCTGTAACCGTGTCCCCGCTGCCTCTCTGGCCTCTCTGGTGGAGCATTTGCCTCGTCTCCAGAAGCTCTGTTTCTCGGATACCCAGTGCGACTCTGTGGTCTTGGCTGCCATTGGCAGCTTTTGTCAGAGACTGCGTGAGCTGGACGTGTCCCGATGTAAGAAGATATCGCCGTGCTCGTTGCTGTCACTAGTGTACGATGTAAGACGAGGATGTTTCAGCTGCCAGGCTCTACGAGTTCTGCTTCTGCAGGATGTCAGTCCACAGGGTGACCCAGTGCACTGGGTGTATGCCTTGTGTTTTGTATTACTGGCCCTTCCTGGCCTGGAGCAGCTAACCAACCCTTGTCTGACTGACGCCATACGTCTTCTCTACCTCAAGAACTTGACCCCATCTGGGTTTCCCCCTGGAAACTTTCCCTCATTGCTGGAGGTACTACGGACCAAGGCCAGAAGGGATTGTAATGAAGTGGTCCGGACAGATGATGCAAGGATGGCTGCCCCAGATACCACACTACATCTGAAGAAGCTTGAAGACTTTGATGAGAAAGACATGTCCACACTGGGGTCTCTGTGCCAAGGTGTGGAGGAGGTCTCCATCTCTCTGGGGAACCAAAATGTACATTCATGGAGTCTTGTTCAGTGGCCAAACCTCAGTCACCTgaccctgcactgctcagacCATCCCCTGAGGCCCCTAGAGGAGATCCTGAGCAGCATCCATCCTATCAGCAAGAACCTACGCTTCCTGTCACTTCAGAACCTGCTGTGGTGCCAGCAGGAGTCATTGATCACCTTGCTAACCTGGTGCCCAAACCTGCAGAGCTTCCAGAGTCACCTCACTGTGCTCCACCATACTGACTTACACATTGCACCAGAGCTTCCCCCCTGGGCAGGTGACCCACTGCCTCTACCGCACCTGCACACTTTCAGCCTACTTCTAGAGAAAGACGATGCCTTTCAGGCCACTTTTCAGCACAAACTTGGGGGTTTCTTGGTTTCTGTTCTGAAGGGGTGTCCTAAGCTGGAGATACTGTCCCTTTATGGGGTTCCTGTCCTCCTTGATGGGGTACTTGAGAAAGTTTATGGGTCGTCACATCCCCAGCCTCTCCAGAGACTTCAGAAGGTGTCACTTTGCAGTAGTAACATCACCGAGTGGGGAGTGGGTCTTATCCTTAGGGCCAAGAATCAGCTGCAGACTCTTGACTTGTCTCACTGCAAGGAGGTGACATTCAGAGACTACCACCAGCTCCAGGAGAGGGCGAGGAAGGAGAAGAAGCCTTTGAGTATCACATGGCAGTGA